One segment of Thermococcus alcaliphilus DNA contains the following:
- a CDS encoding PINc/VapC family ATPase, protein MRVFVADTSVIVDGRLTQYLNRINEKVKVIIPEAVVAEIEHQANEGKAIGHTGLEELKKLRKLADEDKILLEFYGERPDLWQIRRAKAGEIDHMIREVARELNAILITGDQVQRDIAIAKGIEVIYLESRKEVKHRLEDFFDEHTMSVHLKAGVKPLAKKGKPGQWRLVPIRDEELTDKELEEIADDIVERAKRDPESFIELDEPGATVVQLRNYRIVIAKPPFADRIEITAVRPITKLSIEDYDLPEKLLERLTDKAEGILIAGAPGEGKTTFAQALAEYYASMGKIVKTMEKPRDLQVSEKITQYTALGGRMEKTGDVLLLVRPDYTIFDEMRKTSDFKIYADLRLAGVGMIGVVHATKPIDAIQRFIGRVELGMIPQIVDTVIFIKAGNVDKVLTLEYKVKVPSGMTEEDLARPVIEVRDFMTGELEYEIYTYGEEISVVPVKKKEKPPAMKLAEKKLKQEIKKFLPDVYTEVELASPHKAIIYADEFDIPAIIGKKGKRISEIEKKLGISIDVRSFDEKLAEMPKEKIPVEAEEKKKQIVLRVSPDFAKKPLKFFAGEQYIFTATPSRKGLVKVNKNTPIGKELKRVLDAGIELWASL, encoded by the coding sequence ATGAGGGTATTTGTTGCAGACACGAGTGTTATAGTCGATGGGAGGCTCACTCAATACCTCAATAGGATTAACGAAAAGGTTAAGGTAATTATTCCTGAGGCCGTCGTTGCTGAGATCGAGCATCAGGCAAATGAGGGCAAGGCTATAGGGCACACTGGATTGGAAGAGTTAAAAAAACTTAGAAAGCTTGCCGATGAAGATAAGATCCTTTTAGAATTCTACGGTGAAAGGCCGGATTTGTGGCAAATTAGAAGGGCAAAGGCTGGGGAAATTGACCACATGATAAGAGAAGTTGCCAGAGAGCTTAACGCAATCCTTATAACCGGTGATCAGGTGCAGAGGGATATTGCCATAGCCAAGGGCATTGAGGTAATCTACTTGGAGAGCAGAAAAGAGGTCAAGCACAGACTTGAGGACTTTTTTGATGAGCACACAATGAGCGTTCACCTTAAAGCCGGAGTAAAGCCATTGGCAAAGAAAGGAAAGCCCGGTCAATGGAGGCTTGTTCCCATAAGGGATGAGGAGCTTACGGATAAGGAGCTTGAGGAGATAGCGGATGACATAGTCGAGAGGGCTAAGAGAGACCCAGAGTCGTTTATAGAGCTTGATGAGCCAGGAGCTACTGTTGTTCAGTTGAGGAACTACCGTATAGTTATAGCAAAGCCTCCGTTTGCCGATAGAATAGAGATTACAGCTGTAAGGCCAATAACCAAATTGAGCATAGAGGACTACGACCTCCCAGAAAAGCTCTTAGAACGTTTAACCGACAAAGCGGAGGGAATACTTATAGCTGGTGCGCCTGGAGAGGGAAAGACAACTTTTGCACAGGCTTTAGCTGAGTACTATGCCTCTATGGGTAAGATAGTTAAGACAATGGAAAAACCCAGAGACCTTCAGGTTAGTGAAAAGATAACCCAGTATACAGCACTTGGGGGAAGAATGGAAAAAACAGGGGATGTTCTATTGCTTGTGAGACCAGATTACACCATATTTGACGAGATGAGAAAGACGAGTGACTTCAAGATCTATGCTGACCTAAGGCTTGCGGGAGTTGGAATGATAGGCGTTGTACACGCTACAAAGCCTATAGATGCCATTCAGAGGTTTATTGGAAGGGTGGAGCTTGGAATGATCCCTCAAATAGTTGATACAGTGATATTCATAAAAGCGGGGAATGTTGATAAAGTTCTGACTCTGGAGTATAAGGTTAAGGTGCCAAGTGGGATGACTGAAGAGGACTTAGCGAGACCGGTTATAGAGGTCAGGGACTTCATGACGGGTGAACTTGAATACGAGATTTACACCTATGGAGAAGAGATAAGCGTTGTTCCAGTAAAGAAAAAAGAGAAGCCGCCGGCAATGAAACTTGCGGAGAAAAAGCTTAAACAGGAGATCAAGAAGTTCCTTCCCGACGTTTACACGGAAGTTGAGCTTGCAAGTCCACACAAGGCTATAATATACGCAGATGAGTTCGACATCCCGGCAATAATAGGGAAGAAGGGCAAGAGAATAAGCGAAATAGAGAAAAAGCTTGGCATAAGTATCGATGTAAGAAGCTTTGACGAAAAGCTCGCGGAAATGCCCAAAGAAAAGATACCTGTGGAGGCAGAAGAAAAGAAAAAGCAAATAGTCCTTAGAGTTTCACCCGATTTTGCTAAGAAACCCCTTAAGTTCTTTGCAGGTGAGCAGTACATATTCACCGCAACGCCTTCAAGAAAGGGGCTTGTAAAGGTTAACAAAAACACACCAATTGGTAAAGAGCTCAAGAGAGTGCTAGATGCGGGAATAGAGCTCTGGGCTTCTCTTTAA
- the minD gene encoding cell division ATPase MinD, with translation MGRIISIASGKGGTGKTTITANLAIALGKLGKKVCAVDADLTMANLSLHFGLDDAGRTIHDVLIEGEDIRKAVHTTKYELVYVVPAAVDWEHVAKADPRDLPKVIPKLKEDFDYILIDCPAGLQIDAMSAMLSGEEIILVTNPEIASLSDTMKVGIVLKKAGREVLGFILNRYGGHKNDIPPEAAEEVMEFPLLAVIPEDPKVREAALEGMPVVVYAPDSKASKAFFELAEKIVGMESGRQWWME, from the coding sequence ATGGGGAGAATAATCTCAATAGCTTCTGGAAAAGGAGGTACCGGAAAAACAACCATTACAGCAAACCTTGCGATTGCTCTAGGAAAGTTGGGAAAAAAAGTATGCGCGGTTGATGCGGATTTGACTATGGCAAACCTAAGCCTGCATTTTGGATTAGACGATGCTGGAAGAACTATTCACGATGTGTTAATTGAAGGGGAAGACATAAGAAAAGCTGTCCATACCACGAAGTACGAGCTCGTGTACGTAGTCCCAGCTGCAGTGGATTGGGAGCACGTTGCTAAAGCAGATCCTAGAGATCTACCAAAGGTGATCCCCAAGCTAAAGGAGGATTTTGATTACATCCTTATAGACTGTCCAGCGGGGCTGCAAATAGATGCCATGAGTGCCATGCTGAGTGGGGAGGAGATTATCCTAGTAACTAATCCGGAGATAGCAAGCCTCAGCGACACAATGAAAGTAGGGATAGTGCTGAAGAAAGCTGGGCGAGAAGTTTTGGGGTTTATACTTAACAGGTACGGTGGACATAAAAACGACATACCCCCAGAAGCCGCCGAAGAGGTTATGGAGTTTCCTCTCTTGGCAGTTATTCCTGAAGATCCAAAAGTAAGGGAAGCAGCACTGGAAGGAATGCCCGTAGTAGTATATGCTCCAGATTCAAAAGCCTCAAAAGCATTTTTTGAACTTGCGGAGAAGATTGTAGGGATGGAATCAGGGAGACAATGGTGGATGGAGTGA
- a CDS encoding ATP/GTP-binding protein, whose protein sequence is MIVVFVGTAGSGKTTLTGEFGKFLEENEKRVAYINLDTGVKTLPYTPTVDVREHITVEELMKKGYGPNGAIVESYDFLMDYLDEYVEKILELEKENDYVLIDTPGQMETFLFHDFGVKLMENLPTPLVVYLFDPTILRKPHDYCFVRFFALLIDLRLGATTVPALNKVDLIRDLEKIKRYLEDVEYLSARLKLDSSMQGLLAYKLCKFLPEVSPPVRVLYLSAKTRIGFDELETVAYEHYCTCGDLT, encoded by the coding sequence GTGATAGTGGTATTCGTTGGAACCGCTGGAAGCGGAAAAACCACTCTAACAGGAGAATTTGGGAAGTTTTTGGAAGAGAACGAGAAGAGGGTAGCATATATCAACTTAGATACGGGAGTCAAGACCCTTCCCTACACCCCTACAGTGGATGTTAGAGAGCATATAACCGTGGAAGAGCTTATGAAAAAGGGTTACGGGCCCAATGGGGCTATTGTGGAAAGCTATGACTTTTTGATGGACTATCTCGACGAATACGTTGAAAAAATACTAGAGCTGGAAAAAGAAAACGACTACGTTCTTATAGATACCCCAGGCCAGATGGAAACGTTTCTCTTCCATGATTTTGGGGTTAAGCTAATGGAAAACCTCCCAACTCCGCTTGTTGTATACTTATTTGATCCCACAATACTAAGAAAACCTCATGATTACTGCTTTGTTAGGTTTTTTGCCCTTTTGATAGACCTTCGGCTTGGTGCAACAACCGTACCAGCTCTTAACAAGGTGGACCTTATCAGAGATTTGGAAAAGATAAAAAGGTATCTAGAGGATGTTGAATATCTCTCAGCTCGTTTAAAGCTTGACAGTTCAATGCAGGGACTTTTGGCGTACAAGCTATGTAAATTTTTACCCGAAGTCTCACCCCCGGTTAGGGTGCTCTATCTATCCGCAAAAACGAGAATCGGATTCGATGAACTTGAGACGGTGGCTTATGAACACTACTGCACCTGTGGGGATTTAACATAA
- the asnB gene encoding asparagine synthase (glutamine-hydrolyzing): MCLIAGGIGKHLKPKLIAMMRSGKHRGRDSFGVWTDEGVLKSEDFSKIGEIPDGSIGLLQCRLAMTGSKSFTQPFFNNFVLVHNGEIYNHRQIREFLERRGVGFESDVDTEVILRFLEFQIERGNSIAESVKSLMRILNGDYAVAFSDKENIYLFRDPIGIRPLYYSQNGFFASEKKVLWSIGERAIPVNPGELVKISRKGIERVQLFTLSELKGKPFSYERAKLSIRKSLEYAVRIRSAKKVGVLFSGGLDSSLIALLASKYSDVILYTAGAEGSQDLEWARKVSEKLGLKLREYVFDLDDVKNSLEKVMFAIEEPNPMNLAIGIPIYFATKLAGEDNTKVLLTGQGADELFGGYAKYLRDPSLMEKDILEMGERNLARDDKIAMLNSVEGRFPFLDLNVVRSGLRTPLEYKIHNGVRKAILREVALEIGLPKEVAYREKKACQYGSNAQKILEKIAKKEGLRLSQFAEKVFYEVFEHT, from the coding sequence GTGTGTCTCATCGCGGGAGGGATAGGAAAACATCTAAAACCCAAGCTTATAGCAATGATGCGATCTGGAAAACATAGGGGTAGGGATTCTTTTGGTGTGTGGACTGATGAAGGGGTGTTGAAGAGCGAGGATTTTTCCAAAATTGGTGAAATTCCAGACGGCAGTATAGGGCTCCTCCAGTGCCGTTTAGCCATGACAGGTTCAAAGAGCTTTACTCAGCCATTTTTCAATAATTTTGTCCTAGTCCACAATGGAGAGATATACAACCACAGGCAAATAAGAGAGTTTTTGGAGAGAAGGGGGGTTGGATTCGAGAGTGATGTCGATACGGAAGTGATTCTGCGCTTCTTGGAGTTTCAAATTGAGAGGGGCAATTCCATAGCTGAGAGCGTGAAAAGCTTAATGAGAATCTTAAACGGAGATTACGCCGTAGCATTTTCCGATAAAGAAAACATCTATCTTTTTAGAGACCCAATTGGGATTAGACCTCTCTATTATTCTCAGAACGGCTTCTTTGCCTCGGAAAAGAAAGTTCTTTGGAGCATAGGAGAAAGAGCAATCCCCGTAAATCCAGGAGAGCTCGTTAAAATATCTAGGAAGGGCATTGAACGAGTTCAGCTCTTTACACTCTCAGAGCTAAAAGGAAAACCTTTTTCCTATGAAAGGGCAAAGCTAAGCATAAGGAAAAGCCTGGAATATGCAGTAAGAATTAGGAGTGCAAAAAAGGTAGGGGTGTTGTTTTCAGGAGGGCTAGATAGTTCTTTAATAGCCCTTCTTGCTTCAAAATACTCAGATGTTATCCTTTACACGGCGGGGGCAGAAGGGAGTCAAGACTTAGAGTGGGCTAGAAAAGTTAGTGAGAAACTTGGCCTGAAGCTTAGGGAGTACGTATTTGATCTCGATGACGTAAAAAACTCTCTTGAAAAAGTTATGTTTGCCATAGAAGAGCCCAACCCCATGAACCTCGCGATAGGAATCCCAATCTACTTCGCAACAAAACTTGCCGGTGAAGACAACACCAAAGTTCTTTTAACCGGTCAAGGAGCCGATGAACTTTTTGGAGGGTATGCAAAATACCTTAGAGATCCTTCGCTAATGGAGAAAGATATTTTGGAGATGGGAGAAAGGAACCTTGCCAGAGATGACAAAATTGCCATGTTGAACAGCGTTGAAGGAAGGTTTCCGTTCTTAGATCTCAACGTCGTCAGAAGCGGGCTAAGAACACCTTTAGAGTACAAAATCCACAATGGGGTAAGAAAAGCTATCCTAAGGGAAGTAGCCCTTGAAATAGGTCTTCCCAAAGAAGTTGCATACAGAGAAAAGAAAGCCTGTCAATATGGAAGCAATGCACAAAAGATTCTCGAAAAGATAGCAAAGAAAGAGGGCCTGAGGTTATCTCAATTTGCCGAAAAAGTCTTTTATGAGGTTTTTGAACATACATAA
- a CDS encoding cell wall-binding repeat-containing protein translates to MVAKKVFALLFGALLLASIIPLSQAQSLSIVILVSDNEADSALAEELAEVLNATVVVTTWGVYDPNVTAEIMENAPDKVIIIGGPDAVPKDYETDLGELGVSYVRWYGENRYETNLEVLKKAIEEYPELFEGVKIVIAHGRDLGAIKQAKGIEGKKFILYVDNNLTNTTEIIGTLLKTKSVIIIKSHLMDNKTAEEIRERVRERVRDGNVTEEDVNVTAEMAWEAIQVAINRTETAKEMLDDLPVPAAKRLIEIAEKKIQIANESYNEGNYGKAYGQAIAAKAHAEAVIKLASKEWQKVIHARVDIQLEKEVHRLEVKIKVLEKAGIDVTQIKEKIDAAKAAIQAGDYDTARELIEDAKNMLREAFMQGKGKIKEKYLPVNPPRGKGRGRP, encoded by the coding sequence ATGGTGGCGAAAAAAGTGTTTGCATTGTTGTTTGGTGCCTTGCTCTTAGCGAGCATAATACCACTATCACAGGCACAGAGTCTTTCAATAGTTATTCTCGTAAGCGACAACGAGGCAGATTCAGCACTTGCAGAGGAACTTGCAGAAGTATTAAACGCAACCGTAGTAGTCACAACTTGGGGAGTGTATGACCCCAATGTCACGGCAGAGATTATGGAGAACGCCCCAGATAAAGTCATAATCATAGGCGGGCCCGATGCTGTGCCAAAAGATTACGAAACGGATCTAGGCGAGCTAGGAGTCTCATACGTTAGGTGGTATGGTGAAAACAGGTACGAAACCAATTTAGAAGTACTTAAAAAAGCTATTGAAGAGTATCCAGAGCTTTTTGAAGGTGTCAAAATAGTAATCGCTCACGGAAGAGACCTGGGAGCAATAAAACAAGCTAAAGGCATAGAAGGGAAGAAGTTTATCCTATACGTGGATAACAATCTAACAAATACAACTGAAATAATTGGTACTCTGCTCAAAACCAAGAGCGTAATAATAATCAAGAGCCATTTAATGGATAACAAAACTGCCGAAGAAATAAGAGAACGTGTTAGGGAGAGAGTCAGAGACGGAAACGTAACCGAAGAAGACGTAAATGTGACAGCTGAGATGGCATGGGAGGCAATACAAGTGGCTATTAACAGAACTGAAACGGCAAAAGAAATGCTCGATGATCTTCCAGTTCCAGCCGCTAAAAGACTAATTGAAATTGCCGAAAAGAAAATACAAATCGCAAACGAGAGCTACAATGAAGGAAACTATGGAAAAGCTTATGGACAAGCAATAGCTGCAAAGGCTCACGCAGAGGCGGTGATTAAGCTGGCCAGCAAGGAGTGGCAGAAGGTCATTCATGCAAGGGTTGACATCCAGCTCGAAAAGGAAGTACACAGGCTCGAAGTTAAAATAAAAGTTCTCGAAAAAGCTGGAATTGATGTAACTCAAATAAAAGAGAAGATAGATGCCGCAAAAGCCGCAATCCAAGCAGGAGATTACGACACTGCTAGAGAGCTCATCGAAGATGCCAAAAACATGTTAAGGGAAGCCTTTATGCAAGGAAAAGGCAAAATAAAGGAGAAGTACCTACCAGTAAATCCACCACGTGGAAAAGGTAGAGGCAGACCATAG